The genomic segment AGGTTCCTAAGCTCTAACTCCCAAGCCCGCCGGGCTGCACTCACCTCGCTCTGGCACTCGGGAAGCTCTGCTAAAGCCTTTTCGGCAACAGCTATTGCTGATCCCAAGGCGGAAATGTCTTCTGCCCGAGCCAAGATCTCAGCATTGAGGCCCAGCCGTGACGCCTGCTCCTCCAGGCTGGCTTTTTGCTGCTCCTTAGCAGCGATACTGGCCTCTAATTGATTAAGATCCAACTGTAAGGCCTCTAAGCGCTCAATGCCGGCCTCAGGAAAGGCCTCCACATACGGGACCCGCTCCAATTCCCGCTTTGCCACCTCCCGGGCCTGGTACAAAGGCAGGGCCTGGCTTAGCTTCTCTAACCAGACCAGCCGTTGGTTAAGGGCTCGAATCTCCTCTTCACACTGCACCATTCGGCGGTTGACCGCTTCGATGCTAACCAGCACCTGTTCATAAGCACCGGTCCTATGTTTGAGCCCGGCTATTCTCCGCCAACTGGCCTCAATGGCTGTTAAGGTGGCATTGAGGCGGGGTTTCCGGCCCCAAGGCTTATAAAGCTCTTCAATCTGGGCTTCAAGCTCTCCCATTACTTCTGGAAGTGAGGCCGATCCCAATCCCAGGCCCACGCTATAGATGCGGGAACTCACTTCTTCATCCTGGATGGTCTCTAGGCGCTGAAGCTCCTCCAGGCCAAAGGCAAAGACGTTCTGGTAAAAGTGCCGGCTAATGGAGCTCAAGGCTTGCGGCACTTGGGTTAGAGTCGGGTCCGAGCCCAAACTCGACCGGTACCGGCCCCCGGCTTTACCCTGATAGCGCTCCAGGCGATACTCCCGGCCCTGGCTATCCACCAAAGTCATATAGCCTCCCAGCCGCCCGCCATGCAAGGGAGGATACTGGTTGGCTGCACGCTTCCCTTCCGGTCCGAACAGCAAAAAGCGGATCAGCTGCATTAAGGTAGTCTTGCCAGCTTCGTTGGGGCCGGTGAACAAAACCAGGTCGGGGTAAGGGAACTCCCATCCACAATCATGGAAGATGCCAAAGCCATCGACATAAATGGAAGTGATGCGCACCTAGTCCTCACCTACCAGCAAATCCAGCCCCAGCGCCTCAGCTTCGTCAATCAGCCGATGGAGCATTTCCTCATCGATGGGGCCCACCAGTTCTTCTACTCGCCGGTGCTGATAGACTGGATCTAGCTCAGCCAGGAGGGAGACCCGCCAGTCAGGGCTTTGGCGGGCCTCTCTGGCAGTGCGAATGAATTCAGACACAAAATCGCTCCCCGAAGCTAGCGTTTCCAGGTCCAGGGGTCGTCGGGTGGAGATGATTAAGTTCTCTGGCCAGATTAACCCTGGCCCGGCCGCTCCCAAACCCAGTCCAAACTCCCGCAGCGCCGATAGCAGCGCCTCACGTATTCCTCTCTTGGCTAACTCACGGTGAACTTGGGTCCGGCCAGTTACTTCGATTCTGGCTATCACCGAAGAGCCAGCTGCACCACTCAGGCAGTCTTCCAGTGCCACCTTGACCGCTTCCTCCAGGTCCTGCAGGCTGGAAGCGGAGCTGGCATCCACCCGAACCAGCTCCCAGCGCCAGCAGTGCAAGGGAATAAACTCCCGGCCGATCACCCTCTGACCATCAATGGTGATCAAATAGCAGCCTTTTTCCCCGCGCTCCTTGATGTTCCGCCCTTGGGTGTTGCCGGGATAAACGGCGCAAACGCCCTGCTCTTCCACTTCGGTGCGGTTATGTACATGGCCTAATGCCCAGTAATCCATACGGCCCCGGGCCAAGTCCTCCAACCTACAGGGAGCATAATCCTCATGGCCGGTAGCTCCGCCGAGGTTGGCATGGAGGACGGCTATGGCCGGCACCGGTTCGGCCGCATTACCGAGAGCAACCTCAAGGGAGCTCGACCAAGGCGAACTCGCCCCTAGCACCAGTTTACCCTCCCCGCGCCGGAAGCGCCGGGCCAAATTCTCTTTTAGGGCCGGACCAGCATGGCTGATACCGTACACCTCGGCTATCCTGGTTTCGTTTTTGATGACAGGCAAGCGTTCCACCTGGTCACTGGCAAAGAAGTGAACCTGACGC from the Clostridia bacterium genome contains:
- a CDS encoding DNA repair exonuclease, with product MGMVRFIHAADLHLDSPFSGLGVDAPEIRDQLREATFGALRNMVDLAIRRQVDFVVLAGDVFDVADRSLAAQIRLRDELTRLGERNIPTFIAHGNHDHCQGWRASLQWPRQVHFFASDQVERLPVIKNETRIAEVYGISHAGPALKENLARRFRRGEGKLVLGASSPWSSSLEVALGNAAEPVPAIAVLHANLGGATGHEDYAPCRLEDLARGRMDYWALGHVHNRTEVEEQGVCAVYPGNTQGRNIKERGEKGCYLITIDGQRVIGREFIPLHCWRWELVRVDASSASSLQDLEEAVKVALEDCLSGAAGSSVIARIEVTGRTQVHRELAKRGIREALLSALREFGLGLGAAGPGLIWPENLIISTRRPLDLETLASGSDFVSEFIRTAREARQSPDWRVSLLAELDPVYQHRRVEELVGPIDEEMLHRLIDEAEALGLDLLVGED